AGCAGTCAAGCTCCCATTCCGGCAGCGATTGGCGGCCGGTGCACCGAGAGGTCGCACCGGCAGCCGGGCGAAGCTTTGCCAAACGTCGCCGTCGAAACACACCTACATCTGGAGAACCATTGTGACCATCCTTCTCAACTCCGTTGAATCCCGCGACGCCGCGTTTGTTCTTCATCCCTATACCAACGCCTCGCAACATCTGAAGGACGGCCCGCTGGTGATCGCCAGGGGTGAGGGGATCCACATCTTCGACAACGAAGGCAATAAGTACATCGAAGGTCTTGGGGGGCTGTTTTGTGCGTCGCTGGGCTTTAGCGAACAACGTCTGGTCGACGCGGCAACCCGCCAAATGAAAGAATTGCCGTTCTATCACAGCTTCGGCGGCAAAACGCATGAGACCGCCGTCGAGCTTGCCGAACGGCTCATTCAGCTTTCACCGGTGCCGATGTCGAAAGTGTTCTTTGCCAATTCGGGTTCCGAGGCCAACGACACGGCCATGAAGCTTGTTTGGTATTATCACAATGCGATAGGCATGCCGGAAAAGAAGAAGATCATCTCACGCATGCGGGCTTACCACGGTGTCACCATCGCTTCGGCGAGCCTGACCGGACTCCCGAACAACCACCGCGATTTCGATCTGCCGATCGATCGGGTACTGCATACGGATTGCCCGGAGTTTTATCGCTATGGCCGCCCGGGCGAAACGGAGGAAGAATTCGCGACGCGCTGTGCCACCGCGCTTGAACAGATGATCCTTGCCGAGGGACCGGAAACCATCGGCGCATTCTTCGCCGAGCCATTGATGGCTTCCGGCGGCTGCATCGTTCCGCCGCCAACCTATTACGAGAAGATCCAGGCGATCCTCAAAAAATACGACGTACTGCTGATCGCCGATGAAGTCATCTGTGGCTTTGGCAGGCTGGGCACGATGTTCGGGTCCGAAAGCTTCGGGCTTCAGCCGGATATGATCGTCATGGCAAAGCAGCTTTCGGCGGCCTATCAGCCGATATCCGCACTGATGATCAACGAAAAGATCCATTCCGCAGTCGTTGCCGAGAGCGAGAAAATCGGAACATTCGGCCATGGTTTCACCTATAGCGGCCATCCCGTTGCGACTGCGGTGGCCCTGGAAACCTTGAAAATCTACGAGGAACGCGACATCGTTGGCCATGTCCGGAACATCGCCCCGCTGTTCCAGCGGCGGTTGAACGAACTTCGCGACCATCCGCTCGTCGGCAACGCCCGCGGTCGCGGCCTCATCGGGACCCTCGAACTGGTTCGCAACAAGGAAACGAAAGAACAGTTCAAGCCAACGGACGGCATCGCCATTCACGCAGGCAAACAGGCCCAGGTCCATGGCGTCATCACGCGTGCCCTTGGCGACAATTATTCACTTTGCCCGCCGCTTATCATCACTGAAGCACAGATCAACGACTTGTTCGACCGCTCCACTCGGGCGTTAGATGACACGTACACCTGGGCGAGGGCGACCGGCCTCTATTGAGTGAAGGAACCGACGATATGCGAAACTTCGAATTGCCTGGACGATCGATGGCTGTCGGCCGCAGCGGAATGGCGGCAACATCCCACCCGATGGCGACCTTGACCGCCATCGACATACTCAAAGCCGGCGGCAAGGCGATAGACGCTGCCGTGGGTGCCTGCGCCGTGCAATGCGTCGTCGAGGCTGGTTCCACCGGCATAGGCGGCGATTGCTTTGCGTTGCTGTCATCAAACGGAAATGATGATGTCGTTGCCTATAATGGCTCGGGACGCACACCGGCGGTGGCGCATTTCGACTGGTTTCGGGAAAACGGGATCGCTTCGATCGAGCGATCGTCGCCGCATGCAGTGACGGTTCCTGGTGCGGTGGACGCGTGGACGCGTCTCGTTGCCGATCATGGAAGAATGTCGCTGTCAGAAATCCTTGCACCCGCAATTGCACTGGCTCGCGACGGTTATGCAATCACACCGCGGGTCGCCGCCGACCTCTCGAAGCAAACTGATTTGCTACTGCGCGATCCTTCGACACGCCGCATTTTCCTGGTCGACGATCAGGCTCCGCAGGTCGGATCGGTTCAACGTCAGTCGGAACTGGCACAGACACTGGAAACGATTGCAGCTTCGGGCCGGGACGGCTTCTATCGCGGCGCGGTGGCGGACGACATGGTGACACGGCTGAATTCGCTTGGCGGCCTTCATACACGCGAGGATTTTGCGTCTGCGGCTGGCGAATATGTCAAGCCTGTCAGCGCAACATATCGAGGATGGACGGTGCATGAATGTCCGCCGAACGGGCAGGGCATCGTCGCACTGATGATCCTGAAGATCCTGGAGCGCTTTGAACGCAAAGGCGATCCGCTTGATGTCGACAATCTGCACATCGAAGTCGAGGCCACTCGGCTGGCTTATGCCGCCCGTGATCGTTGGGTCGCCGACGCTGCGGTCTCAGTTGTTCCGGTCGATTTCCTCTTGTCCGAGGAACTTGCCGACAGTCTTGCCGCCGAGATCGACATGAATAGGGTCGCCGACGCCGGGGCGGCCATCGACGGCGTCGAGCATTCAGACACCGTTTACATTTCGGTCGTCGACAAGGACCGAAATGTAGCCAGCTTCATCAACTCGATCTTCCATCCCTACGGAAGCGGCTTGATGGCTCCGAACTGTGGCGTCTTGTTCCACAATCGTGGACAGAGTTTCAGTTTGAAGCAGGGCCATCCGAACGCGATAGGGCCGCGCAAGAGGCCCATGCACACGATCATCCCAGGCCTGGTCACACGCCATGGCAAAACTGTTTTGTCATTCGGCGTCATGGGGGGACACTATCAGGCGATGGGCCACGCCCACTTCCTCACCAAGCTTTTTGATTTCAATTTGGACATTCAAACGGCAATCGATTTACCTCGTCTCTTTCCGCTTCCTGGCACGGCGACGATCGAGGCCGAAGCACTTCTCCGTACCTCGATCGGTCCTGATCTTGAAGCGCGCGGTTTCAAGGTTACCGCTCCGAATTGGGCGATCGGCGGCGCCCAGGCAATCTGGATTGACGATCAACACAATACGCTGTTGGGCGCCTCCGATCATCGAAAAGATGGCTGCGCGCTCGGCTACTGACAGCAATGGAGAACGAGTATGGCGGCATATCCGGATACCCAACTTTATATCAATGGCCACTGGAGGGACGGCTCTGACGAGAGTCTGACCATCGTCAATCCCGCCTCGGGCGAGGTCATCGGCCGCGTTTCAAATGCCAGCAAGGGTGATCTCGACGAAGCGCTTTCGGCCGCCACCGCCGGGTTTGAACACTGGCGGCAAGTCAGCGCGTTCGAGCGGGCAAAACTCATGCACGACGCCGCCAAGATCCTGCGGGACCGCTCCCAGGCGATCGCGCGCGTAATGACGTTGGAGCAGGGCAAACCGCTAGCTGAATCCAAGGCGGAAACCGCGGGAGCTGCAGACACCATCGACTGGTTTGCCGAAGAGGCGCGTCGTGCCTACGGCCGTTTGATCCCGCCGCGGGCGACCCATATCAGGCAGATGGTCGTCAAGGAGCCTGTCGGCCCGGTGGCGGCCTTCAGTCCGTGGAATTTTCCATTGAATCAGGCCGTACGGAAAGTTTCGGCGGCCCTTGCAGCCGGCTGCTCGATTATCTTGAAGGGGCCGGAGGAGACGCCGGCAAGCTGCGCTGAACTCGTTCGCGCCTTTGCTGATGCGGGCCTGCCGGCGGGCGTGCTCAATCTCGTTTTTGGAGTTCCCGCCGATATTTCGAACTATCTTATTCCGCACCCGGTTATCCGGAAAATCTCCTTCACGGGATCGAGCGTGGTCGGAAAGCAGCTGGCCTCGCTGGCCGGCGCCCACATGAAGCGCGTGACGATGGAACTCGGGGGCCACGCGCCGGCTCTCGTTTTCGATGACGCCGATATCGATCTGGCGGTCAGACTGTTGGCCGGTGCGAAGTTTCGAAACGCCGGTCAGGTCTGCGTGGCACCGACACGGTTCCTCATCCAGGAAAGCGTCTATGAAAGATTTCTCGATGGCCTGGTAAAGGCGGCCGAGGCAATCAACGTCGGCGATGGATTGAGCGATGGTGTCACCATGGGGCCGCTTGCCAATGCGCGAAGGGTCGAGGCCATGGAAGCGCTGACAGCCGACGCGGTTATGCGCGGCGCGAAGATCGCAACCGGCGGCAAAAGGATTGGCAATCTCGGCAATTTCTTCCAGCCGACAGTTCTGACCGACGCTCCACAAGATGCGCGCGTCCTGAGCGAAGAACCGTTTGGTCCGCTTGCGATTGTCAGTGCCTTTTCAGACTACGCTTCTGCCGTTGCCGAAGCCAATCGCTTGCCATACGGGCTTGCGGCATATGCCTACACGACCTCTGCAAAGACCAGTGCCGGCCTTGCGCGCGATATCGAAAGCGGCATGCTGTCGATCAATCATCATGGACTGGCGCTGCCAGAGCTACCCTTCGGCGGCATAAAGGATTCCGGCTACGGTTCGGAAGGCGGTACCGAAGCGATGGAGAGCTATTTCAATACAAAGCTCGTAACCGAGGCGGTTGGTTAGCGGACCACCGATCCACGCGGTAACGTTGGGCGCGGGAAGGGCACGCCGCTCGGCAAACCTTCCGCCCCATAACTCGGTTCAACTTTGCAGAATTGCCTTTCGGATGAGCCTGTCTCTGACGATTTCAAACACCGCTCAGTCGACCGATCGCCTTGTGCCGCACCGACGCCGCGCCGCCAGTGCCGATACGGTTCAGCAGCCGGCGCACCTGCCGCTCGCTCAAGTCGAGTACATGCGCGGCCGTCACCATCGTCATGCGGCCGGCGATTACTTTCGTCAAAATCTCGATCCGCTGCAGATCACGCTCGCTCATCGCAATCAGACCCATCTGCAATCTCCCTGGCGTCATTCAGACGCGGGGAGTGTGACATTCCAACTTTGCAAAAACAGGACACTTTAACTTTGTGGCTACATATGAATATCGCATAAGATGGATTATGGAACAATAAGATGTCATCTGATTACAATCACATACCGTCGTCATCCATCTCAGCGTCCAACTCTTTCAAACCAATCCTCGCGAATTTGCCTTTTGAAGCACATCTTCGGTTTCATCTCCGGACCTTCCCTCGTAAAGCGGCTAAGCATTGCCCACAGACTGCTTCGAGACCCATGTCTCTGACGATGCGCGCTTGGCGACAACGGGGTCAGCGATTGCTTCGAAGCATTCGATGGAAAGCCGCCCGTGGCTCGACGCGGTTACTCCTCAGGTGTTGGGATGACTTTTGATGGCCGTTGTAGTTCCGCGGCGGCGGCGGAGGCTATTGCATCTCCCGTCCCGCTGGAAACATGAACCGTCGGAGTTGCAAACTGGATGCCTTTTTCCGCGAATGTCTTCCTGAGCATGGCGAGGGCCTTCCGGCGAACGCCGAATTGTTCGCCG
This Rhizobium sp. NZLR1 DNA region includes the following protein-coding sequences:
- a CDS encoding aspartate aminotransferase family protein, translated to MTILLNSVESRDAAFVLHPYTNASQHLKDGPLVIARGEGIHIFDNEGNKYIEGLGGLFCASLGFSEQRLVDAATRQMKELPFYHSFGGKTHETAVELAERLIQLSPVPMSKVFFANSGSEANDTAMKLVWYYHNAIGMPEKKKIISRMRAYHGVTIASASLTGLPNNHRDFDLPIDRVLHTDCPEFYRYGRPGETEEEFATRCATALEQMILAEGPETIGAFFAEPLMASGGCIVPPPTYYEKIQAILKKYDVLLIADEVICGFGRLGTMFGSESFGLQPDMIVMAKQLSAAYQPISALMINEKIHSAVVAESEKIGTFGHGFTYSGHPVATAVALETLKIYEERDIVGHVRNIAPLFQRRLNELRDHPLVGNARGRGLIGTLELVRNKETKEQFKPTDGIAIHAGKQAQVHGVITRALGDNYSLCPPLIITEAQINDLFDRSTRALDDTYTWARATGLY
- the ggt gene encoding gamma-glutamyltransferase → MRNFELPGRSMAVGRSGMAATSHPMATLTAIDILKAGGKAIDAAVGACAVQCVVEAGSTGIGGDCFALLSSNGNDDVVAYNGSGRTPAVAHFDWFRENGIASIERSSPHAVTVPGAVDAWTRLVADHGRMSLSEILAPAIALARDGYAITPRVAADLSKQTDLLLRDPSTRRIFLVDDQAPQVGSVQRQSELAQTLETIAASGRDGFYRGAVADDMVTRLNSLGGLHTREDFASAAGEYVKPVSATYRGWTVHECPPNGQGIVALMILKILERFERKGDPLDVDNLHIEVEATRLAYAARDRWVADAAVSVVPVDFLLSEELADSLAAEIDMNRVADAGAAIDGVEHSDTVYISVVDKDRNVASFINSIFHPYGSGLMAPNCGVLFHNRGQSFSLKQGHPNAIGPRKRPMHTIIPGLVTRHGKTVLSFGVMGGHYQAMGHAHFLTKLFDFNLDIQTAIDLPRLFPLPGTATIEAEALLRTSIGPDLEARGFKVTAPNWAIGGAQAIWIDDQHNTLLGASDHRKDGCALGY
- a CDS encoding NAD-dependent succinate-semialdehyde dehydrogenase — its product is MAAYPDTQLYINGHWRDGSDESLTIVNPASGEVIGRVSNASKGDLDEALSAATAGFEHWRQVSAFERAKLMHDAAKILRDRSQAIARVMTLEQGKPLAESKAETAGAADTIDWFAEEARRAYGRLIPPRATHIRQMVVKEPVGPVAAFSPWNFPLNQAVRKVSAALAAGCSIILKGPEETPASCAELVRAFADAGLPAGVLNLVFGVPADISNYLIPHPVIRKISFTGSSVVGKQLASLAGAHMKRVTMELGGHAPALVFDDADIDLAVRLLAGAKFRNAGQVCVAPTRFLIQESVYERFLDGLVKAAEAINVGDGLSDGVTMGPLANARRVEAMEALTADAVMRGAKIATGGKRIGNLGNFFQPTVLTDAPQDARVLSEEPFGPLAIVSAFSDYASAVAEANRLPYGLAAYAYTTSAKTSAGLARDIESGMLSINHHGLALPELPFGGIKDSGYGSEGGTEAMESYFNTKLVTEAVG